Proteins encoded within one genomic window of Mycolicibacterium aubagnense:
- a CDS encoding DNA polymerase III subunits gamma/tau — MALYRKYRPASFAEVVGQEHVTEPLCNALESGRINHAYLFSGPRGCGKTSSARILARSLNCEQGPTANPCGVCHSCVALAPNGPGNIDVVELDAASHGGVDDTRELRDRAFYAPAQSRYRIFIIDEAHMVTNAGFNALLKIVEEPPEHLIFVFATTEPEKVLPTIRSRTHHYPFRLLPPKTMRGLLEKICAQEDVGVDDAVYPLVIRAGGGSPRDTLSVLDQLLAGAEQNRVVYQRALSLLGATDLALIDRAVDALAAGDGAALFGAVEAVIDAGHDPRRFGTDLLERFRDLIVLQVVPDAAARGVVDAPDDVMERMRDQAAQIGTATLTRYAEVMHAGLGEMRGATAPRLLLEVVCARLLLPSASDTEAALLQRIERIETRMNVSIPASEGGVAAAPRPAPVAAPAPVATAAAESYPEAPSALAAPSAQAGSRQFMRRSQAPQSVSSSEPEPAPAPPVARPEPRPAPEPAPVQRETSPEPVAPPAPEPAAPAPAAPAAATPGEPDAAAVRAMWTTVREKVRARSRSLEAMLMEATVRGIEADTLVLAHPAPPLAKRLSEQHNADVIREALKDALGVNWRVRCDAGAAPAGAAGAPPAASAPRSDAPTPEQQAAVERAEEEDMLADAANDRGTDVPRRDPEEVALELLKSELGARPIGE, encoded by the coding sequence GTGGCTCTCTACCGCAAGTACCGACCGGCCAGTTTCGCTGAGGTAGTCGGGCAGGAGCATGTCACCGAGCCGCTGTGCAACGCGCTGGAATCAGGCCGGATCAACCACGCCTACCTGTTCTCCGGGCCGCGGGGCTGCGGTAAGACGTCGTCGGCGCGCATCCTGGCCCGGTCACTGAACTGCGAGCAGGGCCCGACGGCCAACCCGTGCGGGGTGTGCCATTCGTGTGTGGCGCTCGCTCCCAACGGGCCGGGCAACATCGACGTCGTCGAGCTCGACGCGGCCAGCCACGGTGGTGTCGACGACACCCGTGAACTCCGGGACCGCGCGTTCTACGCACCGGCGCAGTCGCGCTACCGCATCTTCATCATCGACGAAGCGCACATGGTGACCAACGCGGGTTTCAACGCGCTGCTGAAGATCGTCGAGGAGCCGCCGGAGCACCTGATCTTCGTGTTCGCCACCACGGAGCCGGAGAAGGTGCTGCCGACCATCCGGTCGCGCACGCACCACTACCCGTTCCGGTTGCTGCCGCCGAAGACCATGCGCGGGCTACTGGAGAAAATCTGCGCCCAGGAGGACGTCGGCGTCGACGACGCGGTGTACCCGTTGGTCATCCGGGCCGGCGGCGGCTCGCCCCGTGACACCTTGTCGGTGCTCGACCAGCTGCTGGCCGGCGCCGAGCAGAACCGCGTGGTCTACCAGCGGGCGCTGTCGCTGCTGGGAGCGACGGACCTCGCGCTGATCGACCGCGCGGTCGACGCGCTGGCCGCGGGCGACGGTGCGGCGCTCTTCGGCGCTGTCGAGGCGGTGATCGACGCCGGGCACGACCCGCGCCGCTTCGGCACCGACCTGCTGGAGCGCTTCCGGGATCTGATTGTGCTGCAAGTGGTTCCGGACGCCGCGGCCCGCGGAGTGGTCGACGCGCCGGACGACGTCATGGAACGCATGCGGGACCAGGCCGCTCAGATCGGCACTGCGACGCTCACTCGCTACGCCGAGGTGATGCATGCCGGGCTGGGGGAGATGCGCGGCGCGACGGCACCCCGGCTGCTGCTCGAAGTGGTGTGCGCCCGGCTGCTGTTGCCGTCGGCCAGCGACACCGAAGCGGCTCTGCTGCAACGCATCGAGCGGATCGAGACGCGGATGAACGTCTCGATCCCGGCGTCTGAGGGTGGGGTCGCCGCCGCACCGCGTCCCGCTCCGGTGGCCGCGCCGGCCCCGGTGGCGACTGCTGCCGCCGAGTCGTACCCGGAGGCCCCATCGGCTCTTGCCGCCCCATCGGCTCAAGCGGGCAGTCGGCAGTTCATGCGGAGAAGCCAAGCACCACAGTCGGTTTCGTCATCAGAACCGGAACCGGCGCCGGCGCCCCCGGTGGCAAGGCCCGAGCCGCGTCCGGCCCCCGAACCCGCGCCGGTTCAACGTGAAACATCGCCTGAACCCGTCGCTCCGCCGGCTCCCGAGCCGGCAGCTCCGGCGCCGGCGGCACCGGCCGCGGCGACGCCCGGTGAGCCCGACGCAGCCGCGGTACGCGCCATGTGGACGACGGTGCGTGAGAAGGTCCGTGCCCGCAGTCGCTCGCTGGAAGCCATGCTGATGGAGGCGACGGTGCGCGGCATCGAGGCCGACACCCTGGTGTTGGCGCACCCGGCCCCGCCGTTGGCGAAACGGCTCAGCGAACAGCACAACGCAGACGTCATCCGCGAGGCGCTCAAGGACGCGCTCGGGGTGAACTGGCGGGTGCGGTGCGATGCCGGTGCGGCGCCCGCGGGTGCGGCCGGTGCCCCGCCGGCGGCGTCGGCGCCACGATCCGACGCGCCGACGCCCGAGCAGCAGGCCGCCGTGGAGCGCGCCGAAGAAGAGGACATGCTGGCCGACGCCGCCAACGACCGCGGTACGGACGTGCCACGGCGCGATCCCGAAGAAGTGGCGCTGGAACTGCTCAAGAGTGAGCTGGGCGCCCGTCCCATCGGGGAGTAG
- a CDS encoding aminotransferase class I/II-fold pyridoxal phosphate-dependent enzyme, which translates to MSFLSLGRDELQAQLELQQRNYAELQARNLTLDLTRGKPSAEQLDLSNAMLGLPGDTPGSYLDSTGTDTRNYGGLHGLPELRAIFGELLGLPVSNLIAGNNASLELMHDVIVFSLLHGGVDSPRPWSEEVSGSGVKFLCPSPGYDRHFAITESFGIEMIPVPMLEEGPDVDLIEELVAADPAIKGMWCVPVFGNPTGVTYSWEVTRRLVQMQTAAPDFRLFWDNAYAVHTLTHESVPNIDIVGLAATAGNPNRPYVFASTSKITFAGAGVSFFGGSLGNIAWYLQHAEKKTIGPDKVNQLRHVRFFGDADGVRLHMQRHQALMAPKFAAVAEILDDRLSESKIASWTDPKGGYFVSLDVWPGTAKRTVALAKDAGIAVTAAGASFPYKKDPDDKNIRIAPTFPSLPDLRVAIDGLATCALLAATEVLLKG; encoded by the coding sequence GTGTCGTTTCTGTCCCTCGGCCGTGACGAATTGCAGGCCCAGCTCGAACTGCAGCAGCGCAATTACGCCGAGCTGCAGGCCCGCAATCTGACTCTCGATCTGACTCGGGGTAAGCCGTCAGCGGAGCAGCTTGATCTGTCGAACGCCATGCTGGGCCTGCCGGGGGACACCCCGGGCTCCTACCTGGATTCCACCGGCACCGACACCCGCAACTACGGCGGTCTCCACGGCCTGCCCGAGCTGCGGGCCATCTTCGGCGAACTGCTCGGCCTGCCGGTGTCGAACCTGATTGCCGGCAACAACGCCAGCCTGGAGCTGATGCACGACGTCATCGTGTTCTCGCTTCTGCACGGTGGCGTCGATTCGCCGCGGCCTTGGAGCGAGGAAGTTTCAGGATCCGGCGTCAAGTTCCTCTGCCCGTCGCCGGGGTATGACCGCCACTTCGCGATCACCGAGAGCTTCGGGATCGAGATGATCCCGGTTCCCATGCTCGAGGAGGGCCCCGACGTCGACCTCATCGAGGAACTGGTCGCCGCCGACCCGGCGATCAAGGGCATGTGGTGCGTGCCGGTGTTCGGCAACCCGACCGGCGTCACCTACTCCTGGGAGGTCACCCGGCGGCTGGTGCAGATGCAAACGGCCGCACCGGATTTCCGGCTGTTCTGGGACAACGCCTACGCCGTGCACACGCTGACGCACGAATCGGTGCCGAACATCGACATCGTCGGGCTGGCCGCGACCGCGGGCAACCCGAACCGGCCCTACGTGTTCGCCTCGACGTCCAAGATCACCTTCGCCGGAGCCGGCGTCAGCTTTTTCGGTGGCTCGCTCGGCAACATCGCGTGGTACCTGCAGCACGCGGAGAAGAAGACCATCGGTCCGGACAAGGTGAACCAGCTGCGGCATGTCCGCTTCTTCGGCGACGCCGACGGCGTGCGGCTGCACATGCAGCGGCACCAGGCGCTGATGGCGCCGAAGTTCGCGGCGGTCGCCGAAATTCTCGACGACCGGCTCAGCGAGTCGAAGATCGCGTCGTGGACCGACCCCAAGGGGGGCTACTTCGTCAGCCTCGATGTGTGGCCGGGCACCGCCAAGCGCACCGTGGCCCTGGCGAAAGACGCCGGCATCGCGGTGACCGCGGCCGGTGCGTCGTTCCCGTACAAAAAGGACCCGGACGACAAGAACATCCGGATCGCGCCGACATTCCCGTCGCTGCCGGACCTGCGGGTCGCCATCGACGGCCTGGCGACGTGCGCGCTGCTGGCTGCGACCGAGGTGCTGCTGAAAGGCTGA
- a CDS encoding oxygenase MpaB family protein: protein MSLPIPARHPDRPQPVPVAISSFAAMLAIGKPDSAGWQRLGERLNAGDEPMDSLVAWMSEAGTKQLRPLFDRALADGIASVPEAPEPLRRIFESVEATPDWVDHEALRIGQRTLRRGGADGMYIARDVALLGGYQFSGFNQTLLRTGALEKGSNQRFAETMQWALDVIDDGGLDKFGSGYRSTIRVRFVHAMVRRHVQALPDWRPEQWGLPVNQTDMAATLVGALIAPVLGGLAMGIVATPAELSSIAHLTRYVGWLMGVQDEWLPRSFRDSVRILYHTSTALAVSDETTRQLSVPMARDPLTWHYRGAAGLRQRLAWAQHLSVTTAFLGPRVMRTLGLPTYMPPWYPLLRIPVNGVRSVAALVLPGGSRRAADRGSREQKTLLRTMTGADQATVGASASHLRGVA from the coding sequence ATGTCCCTGCCGATTCCGGCGCGTCATCCCGACCGGCCGCAACCGGTACCCGTGGCGATCAGTTCGTTCGCCGCCATGCTGGCCATCGGGAAGCCCGATTCGGCGGGGTGGCAGCGGCTGGGTGAGCGCCTCAACGCGGGCGACGAGCCCATGGATTCGTTGGTTGCCTGGATGTCGGAGGCGGGAACCAAGCAGCTGCGGCCGCTGTTCGACCGCGCGCTCGCCGACGGCATCGCCAGTGTGCCGGAGGCGCCCGAGCCGCTGCGCCGCATCTTTGAATCGGTCGAGGCCACGCCGGACTGGGTCGACCACGAAGCGCTGCGCATCGGGCAGCGGACGTTGCGGCGCGGCGGCGCCGATGGCATGTACATCGCCCGCGACGTGGCACTGCTGGGTGGCTACCAGTTCTCCGGGTTCAACCAGACCCTGCTGCGGACCGGAGCTCTGGAGAAAGGGTCCAACCAGCGGTTCGCCGAGACCATGCAGTGGGCACTCGATGTGATCGACGACGGTGGCCTGGACAAGTTCGGTTCGGGATACCGGTCCACGATCCGCGTGAGGTTCGTGCATGCCATGGTGCGCAGGCACGTGCAGGCGTTGCCGGACTGGCGCCCCGAGCAGTGGGGCCTGCCGGTCAATCAGACCGACATGGCAGCCACGCTGGTCGGTGCGTTGATCGCGCCCGTTCTCGGTGGCCTGGCCATGGGCATCGTGGCCACGCCCGCCGAGTTGAGCAGCATTGCCCACCTGACCCGGTACGTCGGTTGGCTGATGGGTGTGCAGGACGAGTGGCTGCCACGGTCCTTCCGTGACAGCGTCCGCATCCTCTATCACACGTCCACGGCCCTGGCGGTCTCCGACGAGACCACCAGGCAATTGTCGGTGCCGATGGCGCGCGACCCGCTGACCTGGCATTACCGCGGTGCCGCCGGTCTTCGTCAACGGCTGGCCTGGGCGCAGCACCTGTCGGTCACGACCGCCTTCCTGGGTCCGCGGGTGATGCGCACGCTAGGGCTGCCGACCTACATGCCGCCGTGGTATCCGCTGCTCCGCATTCCCGTCAACGGCGTCCGCAGCGTTGCGGCGCTGGTCCTGCCCGGCGGTTCACGGCGAGCGGCCGACCGCGGGTCACGTGAACAAAAAACGCTGCTGCGGACGATGACCGGCGCGGACCAGGCCACCGTCGGGGCGTCTGCATCCCACCTTCGGGGCGTGGCCTGA
- a CDS encoding class I SAM-dependent methyltransferase has product MTTTDDHSTTDGKLTLAEVLESFSSGRLPLKFEAYDGSSTGPEDAELGLNLLTPRGTTYLATAPGDLGLARAYIAGDLAALGVHPGDPYELIKALGDKVQFKRPPIRVLANIVRSIGIEHLLPIAPPPQEALPKWRRIAEGLRHSRIRDAEAIHHHYDVSNTFYERVLGPSMTYTCACYPRPDATLEEAQENKYRLVFDKLRLQPGDRLLDVGCGWGGMVRYAARHGVQATGVTLSAEQADWAQRAIADEGLADHARVVHGDYRDVRAGNFDAVSSIGLTEHIGVANYPAYFRFLRDRLRPGGLLLNHCITRPHNHPGNVGGFIDRYVFPDGELTGSGRIIATAQDAGLEVLHEENLRQHYALTLRDWCANLVRNWDDAVAEVGLATAKVWGMYMAGSRVGFETNVVQLHQVLAVKLDEHGADGGLPLRPWWTP; this is encoded by the coding sequence ATGACGACAACTGACGACCACAGTACGACCGACGGCAAGCTGACTCTGGCTGAGGTCCTGGAGAGCTTCTCAAGCGGAAGGCTGCCCCTGAAATTCGAGGCGTACGACGGCAGTTCGACGGGCCCCGAGGACGCCGAACTGGGACTGAACCTGCTCACTCCGCGCGGCACCACCTACCTGGCGACCGCACCCGGGGACCTGGGCCTGGCGCGCGCCTACATCGCGGGCGATCTCGCGGCGCTCGGCGTGCATCCGGGCGACCCGTACGAGCTGATCAAAGCCCTGGGCGACAAGGTGCAGTTCAAACGTCCGCCGATCCGGGTGCTGGCGAACATCGTCCGGTCCATCGGAATCGAGCACCTGCTGCCGATCGCGCCACCACCGCAGGAGGCCCTGCCGAAATGGCGCCGGATCGCGGAAGGGCTGCGGCACAGCCGAATCCGGGACGCCGAGGCCATCCACCATCACTACGACGTGTCCAACACGTTCTACGAGCGGGTGCTCGGCCCGTCGATGACCTACACCTGCGCCTGCTACCCGCGCCCCGACGCCACGCTCGAGGAAGCCCAGGAGAACAAGTACCGGCTGGTGTTCGACAAGCTGCGGCTGCAGCCCGGCGACCGGCTGCTCGACGTCGGCTGCGGCTGGGGTGGCATGGTCCGGTACGCCGCTCGGCACGGTGTCCAGGCCACCGGCGTGACACTGTCCGCTGAGCAGGCCGACTGGGCCCAGCGCGCCATCGCCGACGAGGGCCTGGCCGACCACGCCCGCGTCGTCCACGGCGATTACCGCGACGTCCGGGCGGGGAACTTCGACGCGGTGTCCTCCATCGGCCTGACCGAGCACATCGGCGTCGCCAACTACCCCGCGTACTTCCGGTTCCTGCGCGACCGGCTCCGGCCCGGCGGGTTGCTGCTCAACCACTGCATCACCCGGCCGCACAACCATCCCGGGAACGTCGGCGGATTCATCGACCGCTACGTCTTCCCCGACGGGGAACTGACCGGCTCGGGCCGCATCATCGCCACGGCCCAAGACGCCGGGCTGGAGGTCCTGCACGAGGAGAACCTGCGCCAGCACTACGCCCTGACGCTGCGCGACTGGTGCGCCAATCTGGTCCGGAACTGGGACGACGCGGTGGCCGAGGTCGGCCTGGCCACGGCCAAGGTCTGGGGCATGTACATGGCCGGCTCCCGGGTGGGCTTCGAGACCAATGTGGTTCAGCTGCACCAGGTTCTGGCGGTCAAGCTGGACGAGCACGGCGCCGATGGCGGGCTGCCGCTGCGGCCGTGGTGGACGCCCTGA
- a CDS encoding S1C family serine protease encodes MGGFRFCGRFGTAVVAAAVGLATISVAPAAHADPSAGEAAVEPATARVDTIINYQHAIGAGTGFVLDPGGGLLTNFHVVQGADKVTATVGGRPYRADLVGYDRHHDIAVLQLRGAADLPVAPIGDSSQLGVGDEVVALGNADGSGSSLTHEAGHVIGLNRTISAKDELTGSSEQVTGLIQFAAPVRAGDSGGPLVAADGRVVGMTTAATLNYRMGPGGEGFAIPINEALATAAQIRAGAVSNDIHIGQPTLLGVGVGGMDEHSQLPGVLIRDVISGGPAQIAGMLPGDVLVSIDAVTVSSAGALTSVLDRHYPGDVVDLFWIDRAGQQHTGKAVLTS; translated from the coding sequence ATGGGCGGGTTCCGCTTCTGCGGTCGGTTCGGCACCGCGGTCGTCGCGGCAGCCGTCGGCCTGGCCACCATCAGCGTCGCTCCAGCCGCACACGCGGACCCGTCCGCTGGCGAAGCCGCCGTCGAACCCGCGACCGCGCGCGTCGACACCATCATCAATTACCAGCACGCCATCGGCGCCGGGACCGGCTTCGTGCTGGACCCGGGTGGCGGGCTGCTGACGAACTTCCACGTCGTGCAGGGCGCCGACAAGGTGACAGCCACCGTCGGCGGGCGGCCGTACCGCGCGGACCTGGTGGGCTACGACCGGCATCACGACATCGCTGTGCTGCAGCTGCGCGGCGCAGCCGATCTACCGGTCGCCCCGATCGGTGACTCCTCGCAGTTGGGTGTCGGCGACGAGGTGGTTGCGCTGGGCAACGCGGACGGCAGCGGCAGTTCCCTGACCCACGAGGCCGGACACGTGATCGGGCTCAACCGCACCATCAGCGCAAAAGATGAGCTGACGGGCAGTTCTGAGCAGGTGACGGGCCTGATCCAGTTCGCGGCCCCGGTGCGGGCCGGCGATTCGGGCGGCCCCTTGGTCGCCGCCGACGGCCGGGTCGTCGGGATGACGACGGCGGCGACGCTGAACTACCGCATGGGTCCGGGCGGCGAGGGTTTCGCGATCCCGATCAACGAAGCACTGGCAACCGCTGCGCAGATCCGGGCAGGCGCTGTCTCGAACGACATCCACATCGGGCAGCCGACGCTGCTCGGCGTCGGTGTCGGTGGCATGGATGAGCACTCTCAGCTGCCCGGCGTGCTGATCCGCGACGTGATCAGCGGCGGACCCGCGCAAATCGCCGGGATGCTCCCCGGCGACGTGCTGGTGAGCATCGATGCCGTCACGGTGAGCTCGGCGGGCGCGCTTACCAGCGTGCTGGATCGGCACTATCCCGGCGACGTCGTCGACCTGTTCTGGATCGACCGCGCCGGGCAGCAACACACCGGCAAGGCCGTGCTGACGTCCTGA
- a CDS encoding ribosomal protein L7/L12, translating to MALSGRSGDVSYDDLLNRISDLERRVALLERAGHGGTVSPPPPARPQPSAVAGVSQEVWRLAASGQKIQAIKRLREETGMGLKAAKDVVDRL from the coding sequence ATGGCACTATCCGGGCGCTCCGGCGACGTTTCTTACGACGATCTACTGAATCGGATATCCGATCTGGAGCGCCGGGTCGCGCTCTTGGAACGCGCCGGCCACGGCGGCACAGTGAGCCCGCCGCCGCCGGCCAGACCGCAACCGTCCGCCGTCGCGGGGGTCAGCCAGGAAGTCTGGCGGCTGGCGGCCTCCGGACAGAAGATCCAAGCCATCAAACGTCTGCGCGAGGAAACCGGGATGGGCCTGAAAGCGGCCAAGGACGTCGTCGACCGGCTGTAG